GCTCTTGGCCTCAACGATGCCGAGCTCTGCATCGCGCGAAACGAGCCATACGCACGTCAGGGCTACAGCTTCAGGAACCCCGGCCTGCAGGCGTACTTCAACGCACGCAGCTGGTACCACAACACAGGCTGGCGCGGCGAGCTTCCCGCCGATAGCGCAGGCTACATCACTGCACATAACCTGCTTGCACTTGCCGAGCAGACGCCGGGTGCCTCCCAGTGGCTGCACCTGCGCATGAGGTAACCTGCACGCGAAGCGGAGGATGATGTACGCCGGAGCTCCGAAACCCAGTCGCTCCGGTCGCGCCCCATCCTCCGCTTCAAATAAGCGTGTGCAAGTTAATGTGCAATCGCCCAGTTGGGGCCCATCTGCACATCGGCAATAAGCGGAACCTTGAGCTCGACCACGTTGTTCATGACTTCGGCGACGAGCGCAGCCATCGTGTCCGCCTCTTCGTTCGGGCACTCGAAATCGAGTTCGTCGTGCACCTGAAGCACCATACGCGCATGCAGACCCTCTTCGCGACGACGCTTGTTTACCTGAATCATCGCAAGCTTGATGATGTCTGCTGCCGTGCCCTGCATGGGATGGTTCATTGCCGTGCGCTCGCCGAAATGACGCAGGTTCACATTCGTGCTACGCAGTTCGGGGATATGACGTTTGCGACCAAACATGGTCGTCGCATACCCGTCCTTATGCGCCTGAGCGACGACGTCATCGAGATAAGCGCGGACTTTGGGATACGCATCGTAATAGCGGTCGATCATCTCCTGTGCTTCGGCCATGGGAATGTGCAGCGTCTGGCCGAGACCAAACGCCTGTTGCCCATAGACAATGCCGAAGTTGACTGCCTTGGCGCGCGAGCGCATATCGGGCGTTACCTCGTCAACCGATACGCCAAAGACATCGGAAGCCGTATGGGCATGGAAATCCTCGCCACTCAAGAATGCGTCGATGAGTCCTTCATCACCCGAAAGATGCGCGAGCAGCCTCAGCTCGATCTGCGAGTAGTCGGCCGACAGGAAGACGCCGCCTTCCGGGGCAACGAACGCCTCGCGGATGCGCCGTCCCAGTTCGGTGCGCACGGGAATGTTCTGCAGGTTGGGATCGGACGAGGAGAGCCTGCCCGTCGTCGTGACCGTCTGATTGAAGCTCGTGTGGATGCGTCCGTCGGCACGATCGACGAGCGTCGGCAGTGTATCCAGATACGTCGAACGCAACTTGGTAAGCTCGCGATACTCAACGACCTTATCGGGCAGCGGGTGGTCATCACGCAGCTTTTCGAGCACGGTGGCGTTCGTTGACCAACCCGTACGATTCTTCTTTGACTTCTTCGTATCGAGCCCGAGCACCTCGAACAGGATATGCCCGAGCTGCTTGGGCGAGTCGATGTTGAAATCCTCCCCGGCCAGTTCGATGATTTCCGCGCGCAGCTCTTCGATGTGTCCGGAAATCTCCGAGGAGATATCCTTGAGCACGTTCGTGTCGAGACCCGTACCGAAGCGTTCCATCGATAGCAGCACGGGCATGAGCTTGAGCTCGATATCGCAGTACAGATTCCAGGAATCGTCTTCTTTGAGCTTGGCGGTGAGCACATCCACCAGGCTCTCGGCAACGGCAGCCTCAAACTGGCCGTCGCTCGGAGCGTTTTGGCCCGTTGGCTTGACCAGATCCAAGTATTTCTCGGCAAGCTCGCTCGTCAGGTAGCTTCCGTTCGAATCGAGCAGGTATGCCGCAAGGCTGCAGTCAAAAAGACTGGCCGAGAATATCGTGTCGAGTTCCCGGGCGGGATGGCCCGGCGCAAACACGCCCCGCAGCATGCGCTTGATGTCGATGCCCACAAGCGTGCCCTCAGCGAGGATATGCCCGATGAGAGGTGCGGCAAG
This window of the Coriobacteriaceae bacterium genome carries:
- the polA gene encoding DNA polymerase I is translated as MSQRLIAVIDGNSLLHRAFHAVQTPMNTPDGAPTNAVFGFMQMLLKMIEDYHPDAIICAWDVHRPDWRMKLLAGYKAQRPPMDEDLAVQFPMIQGLLEAMNIPCIAMDGYEGDDILGTMAARGEANGDRVFLITGDKDAYQLASDTTSIVTTRKGMSDVVIYTPEKVVERYGIPPSLVPDFLGLKGDSSDNIPGVPGVGEKTAAKLLVQWGSLDDVLEHADDIKGKMGERIREHAEDARISRAVATIRRDAPVELSLDDVHFPSYSAQEVSEAFGALHFNRHLRVVLSLLGDDASTAAAMPQPKVKLSYHVSQNAESFVKAAVKAGRRVAVALDEPIEQSLFAQEPTVVFSDGAGLAETTIELAAPLIGHILAEGTLVGIDIKRMLRGVFAPGHPARELDTIFSASLFDCSLAAYLLDSNGSYLTSELAEKYLDLVKPTGQNAPSDGQFEAAVAESLVDVLTAKLKEDDSWNLYCDIELKLMPVLLSMERFGTGLDTNVLKDISSEISGHIEELRAEIIELAGEDFNIDSPKQLGHILFEVLGLDTKKSKKNRTGWSTNATVLEKLRDDHPLPDKVVEYRELTKLRSTYLDTLPTLVDRADGRIHTSFNQTVTTTGRLSSSDPNLQNIPVRTELGRRIREAFVAPEGGVFLSADYSQIELRLLAHLSGDEGLIDAFLSGEDFHAHTASDVFGVSVDEVTPDMRSRAKAVNFGIVYGQQAFGLGQTLHIPMAEAQEMIDRYYDAYPKVRAYLDDVVAQAHKDGYATTMFGRKRHIPELRSTNVNLRHFGERTAMNHPMQGTAADIIKLAMIQVNKRRREEGLHARMVLQVHDELDFECPNEEADTMAALVAEVMNNVVELKVPLIADVQMGPNWAIAH